Within Dysgonomonas sp. HDW5A, the genomic segment AAAACAAACCTTAGTGACGTCAGTGGTTTTATCATCAATATTGATTTCTGTCCAAGATTACAGAAATGATTTAAAGTTCATTAATATCCAAAATAATATTATGCAAATATATTAAAGAGGCAGGGGTATTAAATTATCCCTGCCTTCTTTTATTTATATATCAATCTGATTATGCTAATAATAAACCTTTAGCTACCTCTTGTCTCTTTTCTTTACCTGCCAATATCTCCAGCAATTGAAGGGCAAAATCAAAAGTCAGTCCGGGACCTCTACCTGTTACTACTTTACCGTCTATAACTACAGCCTCCTGTGTTTTCAGATTTGCTCCATCCAGATATTTTTCGAATCCGGGATAACATGTCGCAGATTTACCTCTAAGCAATCCTAAACCTCCTAAAACCATAGGTGCTGCACAAATTGCAGCTATATCTTTGTCTGCCTCGGCAAATGCTTTT encodes:
- a CDS encoding DJ-1 family glyoxalase III — protein: MKKALIFLTTGFEEIEALATVDILRRGEVDVKTVSLTDEKTVVGSHAIPVVADVLFSDIDFTAIDMLILPGGTTKINDHEGLKKQVKAFAEADKDIAAICAAPMVLGGLGLLRGKSATCYPGFEKYLDGANLKTQEAVVIDGKVVTGRGPGLTFDFALQLLEILAGKEKRQEVAKGLLLA